One part of the Streptomyces lydicus genome encodes these proteins:
- the scy gene encoding polarized growth protein Scy — protein MRGNDRYEADDHLSQFEAEMERLKTERDKAVQHADDLGYQVEVLRAKLHEARRNLATRPAYDNLSHQAEQLLRNAQIQADQLRSDAERELREARAQTQRVLQEQAERQARLEAELHAEAVSRRQRLDEELNERRQTVESHVNENVAWAEQLRARTESQARRLMEESRAEAEQALASARAEAQRLADQARERLGTAAEEARAEAEAILRRARTDAERLLNAASAQAQEATDQAEQLRTTAGSESEEARRQATELTRTAEARIQEADAALREARAEAEKLVEEAQQAAGKRLSAAESENEQRTRTAKAEVARLVAEATKEAEALKGEAEQLRADARTEAERLVAEAQESARSRAAEDSAAQLAKAARTAEEVLTKASDDAKATTKAAAEEAERLRSEAEAEADRLREEAHDTAAQLKGAAKDDTKEYRAKTVELQEEARRLRGEAEQLRADAVAEGERIRSEARREAVQQIEEAAGTAEELLAKAKSDAEETRSGAVSESERVRTEAIERASALRRQAEDALERARKESEQLLTEGAEAAELVTTEAEKAATKLRADAEEAAQERRAEAQAELDRLRDEAEAKVTAAEEALREARAEAERLRRETQEEAARLKAEAAERRRTLQQEAEEEAERLRAEAAADASAARSEAESVAVRLRSEAQAEAERLKSEAQETADRVRAEAATAAERTGTEAAEALAEAQEEAARRRREAEQLLGEAREEAHQERTSAREQSEELLSSARTRVGEAQEEAERLVEEADRRAGELVSAAEQTAQQVRESVAGLHEQAGEEIAGLRSAAEHAAERTKSEAQEEADRVRKDAYEERERASEDAARTRQEAQEASEAAKSLAERAVSEAIEEADRLRAEAAGVLDEARRDANTARTDAAEQADRLVAEATAQAEKLVADASAKAQQLRTDASDALAAGEQDAARARAEARDDANRMRTDAAEQADRLITEARTEAERIVTEATELTSSAQDDADRTVAEAQQAAERLRAEGEQQARALVAEATDTAERLRADAAEVLEAARRDAEQTGDEARKAANKTRSDAAEQADELMSEAATEAERLRTEAAETTADAERDADRTRADAREQADRMLATATAEADRLRAEAAETVTAAQEHANRTRNESAKIKEDAEAAAERTRNEAQQEADRLLDEARKDAAKRRGDAAEQADQLVAKAQEEALKAATAAEEQADTMVGAARKEAERIVAEATADGNGRVEKARTDANALLEEARGDATAIRERAEELRQRIESEVEELHERARRESAEAMKNAGERVDKLIAQATAQQVEAEEKAERMMSDASSEASKVRIAAVKKAEGLIKEAENKKAEAVRDAERMRTEAEAEAARIVDEGKRELEVLVRRREDINAEISRVQDVLEALESFETPGGGGDNKGNGVKAGAGAGATRSSGKQSEG, from the coding sequence GTGCGGGGCAACGACCGCTACGAGGCTGACGACCACCTCTCGCAGTTCGAGGCCGAGATGGAGCGGCTGAAGACCGAGCGGGACAAGGCCGTCCAGCACGCCGACGACCTCGGCTACCAGGTCGAGGTGCTGCGTGCCAAGCTGCATGAGGCGCGCCGCAACCTCGCGACTCGCCCTGCCTACGACAACCTCAGCCACCAGGCCGAACAGCTGCTGCGCAACGCGCAGATCCAGGCGGACCAGCTGCGCTCGGACGCCGAGCGCGAGCTGCGTGAGGCGCGGGCACAGACCCAGCGGGTGCTGCAGGAGCAGGCCGAGCGGCAGGCGCGGCTGGAGGCCGAGCTGCACGCCGAGGCGGTCAGCCGCCGCCAGCGCCTCGACGAGGAGCTCAACGAGCGCCGGCAGACCGTCGAATCGCACGTCAACGAGAACGTCGCCTGGGCCGAACAGCTGCGCGCCCGTACGGAGTCGCAGGCCCGCCGGCTGATGGAGGAGTCGCGGGCGGAGGCCGAGCAGGCGCTGGCGTCCGCGCGCGCCGAGGCCCAGCGGCTGGCCGACCAGGCCAGGGAACGGCTGGGCACCGCGGCCGAAGAGGCCCGCGCCGAAGCGGAAGCCATCCTGCGCCGGGCCCGTACGGACGCCGAGCGGCTGCTCAACGCCGCCTCCGCGCAGGCCCAGGAGGCCACCGACCAGGCCGAGCAGCTGCGCACCACCGCCGGCAGCGAGTCGGAGGAGGCCCGCCGCCAGGCCACCGAGCTGACCCGCACCGCCGAGGCCCGCATCCAGGAGGCGGACGCGGCGCTGCGCGAGGCGCGCGCCGAGGCGGAGAAGCTCGTCGAGGAGGCCCAGCAGGCCGCCGGCAAGCGGCTGTCGGCCGCCGAGTCGGAGAACGAGCAGCGCACCCGCACCGCCAAGGCGGAGGTCGCGCGGCTGGTCGCCGAGGCCACCAAGGAGGCCGAGGCGCTCAAGGGCGAGGCGGAGCAACTGCGCGCCGACGCCCGCACGGAGGCCGAACGGCTGGTCGCCGAGGCGCAGGAGAGCGCCCGGTCGAGGGCGGCGGAGGACTCCGCGGCGCAGCTGGCGAAGGCCGCGCGGACCGCCGAGGAGGTGCTGACCAAGGCGTCGGACGACGCCAAGGCCACCACCAAGGCCGCCGCCGAGGAGGCCGAGCGGCTGCGCAGCGAGGCGGAGGCCGAGGCCGACCGGCTGCGCGAGGAGGCGCACGACACCGCGGCCCAGCTCAAGGGCGCGGCGAAGGACGACACCAAGGAGTACCGCGCCAAGACCGTCGAACTCCAGGAGGAGGCACGGCGGCTGCGCGGGGAGGCCGAGCAGCTGCGGGCGGACGCGGTCGCCGAGGGTGAGCGCATCCGCAGCGAGGCCCGCCGGGAGGCGGTCCAGCAGATCGAGGAGGCGGCGGGTACCGCCGAGGAGCTGCTCGCCAAGGCCAAGTCCGACGCCGAGGAGACCCGTTCGGGTGCCGTCTCGGAGAGCGAGCGGGTGCGGACGGAGGCCATCGAGCGCGCCTCGGCGCTGCGCCGGCAGGCCGAGGACGCGCTGGAGCGGGCCCGCAAGGAGTCCGAGCAGCTGCTCACCGAGGGCGCCGAGGCCGCCGAGCTGGTGACCACGGAGGCCGAGAAGGCCGCCACGAAGCTGCGCGCGGACGCCGAGGAGGCCGCGCAGGAGCGGCGGGCCGAGGCCCAGGCGGAGCTGGACCGGCTGCGCGACGAGGCGGAGGCCAAGGTCACCGCCGCCGAGGAGGCGCTGCGCGAGGCCCGCGCGGAGGCCGAGCGGCTGCGCCGGGAGACCCAGGAGGAGGCGGCCCGGCTCAAGGCGGAGGCCGCCGAGCGCCGTCGCACGCTCCAGCAGGAGGCCGAGGAGGAGGCCGAGCGGCTGCGCGCCGAGGCCGCGGCGGACGCCTCGGCGGCCCGTTCCGAGGCCGAGTCGGTGGCCGTACGGCTGCGCAGCGAGGCGCAGGCGGAGGCCGAGCGGCTCAAGTCGGAGGCGCAGGAGACCGCCGACCGGGTGCGTGCGGAGGCCGCGACGGCCGCGGAGCGCACCGGCACGGAGGCGGCCGAGGCACTGGCCGAGGCCCAGGAGGAGGCCGCGCGGCGGCGCCGGGAGGCCGAGCAGCTGCTGGGCGAGGCCCGTGAGGAGGCCCACCAGGAGCGCACCTCGGCGCGCGAGCAGAGCGAGGAACTGCTCTCGTCCGCCCGTACCCGGGTGGGCGAGGCGCAGGAGGAGGCCGAGCGGCTGGTCGAGGAGGCGGACCGCCGGGCCGGCGAGCTGGTGTCGGCGGCCGAGCAGACCGCGCAGCAGGTGCGCGAGTCGGTCGCGGGGCTGCACGAGCAGGCCGGTGAGGAGATCGCCGGGCTGCGTTCGGCGGCCGAACACGCCGCGGAGCGTACGAAGTCGGAGGCGCAGGAGGAGGCGGACCGGGTCCGCAAGGACGCCTACGAGGAGCGCGAGCGCGCCTCGGAGGACGCCGCGCGCACCCGCCAGGAGGCGCAGGAGGCGTCCGAGGCCGCGAAGTCCCTCGCCGAGCGGGCGGTGTCGGAGGCCATCGAGGAGGCCGACCGGCTGCGCGCGGAAGCGGCCGGGGTGCTGGACGAGGCCCGCCGGGACGCCAACACGGCGCGCACGGACGCCGCGGAGCAGGCCGACCGGCTGGTGGCGGAGGCGACCGCCCAGGCCGAGAAGCTGGTCGCGGACGCCTCGGCGAAGGCGCAGCAGCTGCGCACCGACGCCTCCGACGCGCTGGCGGCGGGCGAGCAGGACGCGGCCCGGGCCCGTGCGGAGGCGCGGGACGACGCCAACCGGATGCGCACGGACGCCGCGGAGCAGGCGGACCGGCTGATCACCGAGGCCCGTACGGAGGCCGAACGGATCGTCACCGAGGCCACCGAGCTGACCTCTTCGGCCCAGGACGACGCGGACCGTACGGTCGCCGAGGCCCAGCAGGCCGCCGAGCGGCTGCGCGCGGAGGGCGAGCAGCAGGCCCGGGCGCTGGTGGCGGAGGCCACGGACACGGCGGAGCGGCTGCGGGCCGACGCCGCCGAGGTGCTGGAGGCCGCCCGCAGGGACGCCGAGCAGACCGGCGACGAGGCCCGCAAGGCCGCCAACAAGACGCGTTCGGACGCCGCGGAGCAGGCCGACGAGCTGATGTCGGAGGCCGCGACCGAGGCGGAGCGGCTGCGCACGGAGGCGGCCGAGACCACCGCGGACGCCGAGCGGGACGCGGACCGCACCCGGGCCGACGCCCGGGAGCAGGCCGACCGGATGCTCGCGACGGCCACCGCGGAGGCGGACCGGCTGCGGGCCGAGGCCGCCGAGACGGTCACGGCCGCGCAGGAGCACGCCAACCGCACCCGTAACGAGTCCGCGAAGATCAAGGAGGACGCCGAGGCGGCCGCCGAGCGGACCCGCAACGAGGCCCAGCAGGAGGCCGACCGGCTGCTGGACGAGGCCCGCAAGGACGCCGCGAAGCGCCGCGGGGACGCCGCCGAGCAGGCCGACCAGCTCGTCGCCAAGGCCCAGGAGGAGGCCCTCAAGGCCGCCACCGCCGCCGAGGAGCAGGCCGACACCATGGTCGGGGCGGCCCGCAAGGAGGCCGAGCGGATCGTCGCCGAGGCGACGGCCGACGGCAACGGCCGGGTGGAGAAGGCCCGTACGGACGCGAACGCGCTGCTGGAGGAGGCCCGCGGCGACGCCACCGCGATCCGGGAGCGTGCCGAGGAGCTGCGGCAGCGGATCGAGTCCGAGGTGGAGGAGCTGCACGAGCGGGCCCGCCGGGAGTCCGCTGAGGCGATGAAGAACGCCGGCGAGCGGGTCGACAAGCTCATCGCGCAGGCCACCGCCCAGCAGGTGGAGGCCGAGGAGAAGGCCGAACGGATGATGTCGGACGCGAGCAGCGAGGCGAGCAAGGTCCGGATCGCGGCGGTGAAGAAGGCCGAGGGCCTGATCAAGGAGGCCGAGAACAAGAAGGCCGAGGCGGTGCGCGACGCGGAGCGGATGCGCACCGAGGCCGAGGCGGAGGCCGCCCGGATCGTGGACGAGGGGAAGCGGGAGCTGGAGGTCCTGGTGCGCCGGCGCGAGGACATCAACGCCGAAATCTCCCGCGTTCAGGACGTTCTGGAGGCCCTGGAGTCGTTCGAGACGCCGGGTGGGGGCGGCGACAACAAGGGCAATGGGGTGAAAGCGGGCGCGGGCGCCGGTGCAACTCGTTCGAGTGGCAAGCAGTCTGAAGGGTAG